The sequence CCGGGCTTTTGGAACCTCTTCAACCAGAATAAATCAGCtcatttacttttaaaaaacaaagaaaggagTTGATATACATTTAAGTatagaagaagagaaatatttttgtgAGAAAGATCTTGATAGTGGCACATAATGGTTCTCCAATTACATACTGATAGAACTGCAACATTTAAAGAGTTTCAGTTGCCCAGAGAGATTGAACCAGAATTGTGCATTATAGTGCCATATTCAGCAGCAAATGCTAATTTAACTACATACAGAACTCTGCCccattcataaaaataccaGTACTATGAGCTTCCATGTTTCCAGAATTTGTAGTTTAGAAACAGCAGATACAAATATACGTTATGTATAATGATGTAATCGATATAATAGAAGTTAAAACATTTTAAGGAAATCTAAAATGATGTAACCTCACCTCAAATATGGTAGGATGCAGACACCGCAGGAATCCCAGAAAGGCAGTTCTCAAGGAATACTGAATACTAACAGTATGGCATCCTTTCACTATCTCTGAATTTGGATTGAAATCAAGCAATGCAGTAAGAATAGTACCATAGTGGACCGGCCGTTTCCTTGCTATAGCTGCAAGACTGCCAAATAGATGTTATTAGATTAAGATCAGAAACTGTACATATGTATGATAACAATAATAGCTTTGCAAAGTAGTTGAAATCAATCTCATAGAGAAGACCAAGCATTAGACCAATATGACAGCAATTTTGCTGAAACAAATAATAActagaaaaaacaaaatatagcCATTTACATTCACAAGGTTGAGCAAAGCCTAACAAGGTTAAAAAAATTGTTGGAAGAACAACAATTTGACAGAAGGAGATGATATTGGCAAAGACAAAAATGAAGAGATGCACAGAGTTGAAGGGGCACACATAATTCATGAGGTTTGAGCAGAGCAAAACAAGAATAAAGAAACACATTCattggaaaaggaaaaatgaagAGGTACAGATAATTCTGAATCTACAAATCATCTTGCAAGTTCTGAGACCATCTCAGCATCGATTTTCTATAGGAAGAGCTTGACCAATAAACCATGGAATTCTACAACAGATCAGAGAAACTGAAAGCCTAAATAACCCACATCTTTTAACTGATTCATCTATCCTACCCATTGCTTACAATTTCTTGCTCCATGGCATCCCAAAATTTCTTATGATCCTGAACAAAATACGGAACTACAACCTGATAGTCATGATTCAACAATCAACATTTCAGGATTCAACCAATTCTTCTTTCTTCGGATTCCATCACTCCACATTGTTTACTACAAGGTCCAATGAAAGTAAAAAGACCCCATAGTGCTTCAAATGTGAAGCAAAAATTTAGGTGCATGGAAGTCTTATGCTACAGAAGGCATGgcattttaaaatgaaagcaaaacataaaaatataaatttcactTTGGAGTCAgaattattttccttattttctgTATAATCCTTGTTGATGTGACACGTCAAATACCGACGTGTCAATATCCCTCAACAGAGTATTGAATGCTCTATCTGCTTTATACACAAGGCATTATTTAGTGAACATCTATTTTTAAGCAATATGATACATAAAAGCTAGAGAACAAAAGGATGACATTATTTCTATAAACAAGAACCAAGTTCACTGAAATTGCCTATATACTGAGACTGAACCAATAAACATTTATTTCACATCCACCAAGTTCCTTGACATCCCAAGAAAAGGGGGCCAAATACATACTCAACATTCATTGCTGCATCACAACTAAAGCAAACACATTGTATCCATCTCAACAACTCCAAAGATGCTACCAGCCATAACACAGGCACACCATTACTTTAACTGCTCAAAAGCAAATGATATGGAAGATCATAAGTTTTACTTAATGGGGCTAGCACTATGCTTCAACAGCAACAGTTTCCACTAGATGCTGCAATTCAACTTCTATATGGTTAAGGACAAAACTCATTGCAATCGCCTCTACAACTGCAGCATTCTGATTTGACTAGAATAAgaaatctaaaagaaaaaagcataTGGTCTAGAATGATTCATGCAATGTTTTATAAAAacctttttcttctctctgtAATTACTAGCTCCTTTCTTCTATCAAGAAATTCTTCTTCTAGAAAGTTTCAAGCTTAGTTTGGGATTCTCAACATTCCTCTGTCACATTCAGTTATATAGGTATAGGGTTACAACTGCGTGGTAATACATATATGACATAGCATCTTCCTGTCAAATACCCCATCTTTTGCAGCTGAAACCTCAACCAAAAGCCAGTTAAATTCAAAACTAAGACTAATTTCAACATTCTATTTCTATTATAATCTTGTCATAATatcttcaaataaataaaaaataatgtatcAGCTGCTCTAACAATTCAAGAAGGGGTCTCTCTGCTAATTACATACAATAAACAATGAAGATAGTAAATAGGACTAGCCCTCCTGATCAATTTACAGGCCAGTACCAATACACTTGATGTTGTCTGATCAATAAATAGTAGTACTCCCCACCATACAGTGTGTACAGTCCTTGCAAAGTGAGTAGATTTAGAAAGCAATTGATAGATTGCAAAAGCACTTGAACTTATCATTATTTAACAGATAGGTAAAGAAAGGGAACtaataaaaactgaaaatagaAGATGTCTGTCAAACATCATACAATATGAATGTAAACATTATCAGAAGCATTCTAAACTTTGTAATACCAATCCTCAAACTATGCCAAACGCTAACAGCACCAGCAAAATCAAATCCTAGCAACCAAAACATAGGTGAAAGGTGAGGCATAAGCTACCTAACCgcaattttcaatttaaagtCCTAACTCAGACTATTTCTTACAGGCATATTGCTAGTCAATAAGGCAACCAAAGAGTTAGCATCAAGCGTCAATCATAAAACCAACCAATGAAAGCAAAACCCGACAAGTCATAATCATTTAGCTTTTACATCATCAAATAAACCATATCAAAAATTTTCTAACACTTcattaaaattacaaaaccACCCACAATGATGACATTAAATACCATGACCAGAGGAGTTCTTCCACTTCATGTGAAACCTATAACTAATCCAGTTTTCACAATAAGTAGCAGTCTAACTGCATATGATAAACCTAAGTAACAAATCATCTCTTTATCATCTTCTTCACATGAAAAATATAGATAGCTGGCAAGTTCCATCAAGATTCttggaattaaataaataaacatttatTCCATACTTGCCCTTATTTCAGCTAGCTACTGTCATAATTGAACAAGGCTCCATGAGTTAACGCTTCTGATAGAAACTTAACATATTTCCCTTAATTAGTTTGACAAATTGTATAgttcaaatcaaaatttgattaaagtccttatttcttgaaatttatttttccttgttACCAAAACAtccaaatataaataattgcttcaagcttttaacaaatagaaaaggatTCAGAACCTTGATTTCAAAGATAACAAAATACAAATGCATGTACTTTCTGCATATCCGTTGAAACTATATGCCAACTTGGTTACAGTACGTACAACCACAGCAGTGTGGAAACCAACAAGTTAATCAACAATAGAACACAAATAGTATCCATGAAAACATATCCAGCTGCAGAACCCAAAACATGCTttcaaaaactaaatttgCACATTAAAGCTCTTGTGCCATCTTTCAATTCCTCATCTGATGGTTAAATATAATATGTCATGCATATAACTCAACTTTTCAACTACATTCCAAAAGATCACAAACTAAACAACATTCCTTTATGTATTTCACTTTACAGCTAAAGAAGAATCAAACATGTATTAGAAACACTACAACTGGTCAGAGATGAAAATGGAATAATAAAGACAAAAAACAAAGTTGATGAAATTAAACCACTGAATACAATTAGATCATTTTTACATCagtttaaacaaaataatgatGTAGCTTTAGAAATAAACGAAAACATGGCagtttaaacaaaataatcttataattttagaaagaaacaaaataagaattaattgtattagagaaatacaattatttgaaaagttagaattttaattaaacctAACCAGAGTCTTAAACAAAATGCCGTTCATTCAATTTTTAGTTCACCTAATGAATTATTACAGATAATAAGTCGATGCATGTCAAGAACTTTCACAATTTTAGATCATTGTTTCTACATCAATGTAACAACTTTGGAAGCAAAAGCAGCTTGTTTCCATGCCTTTATTTTGCACAAATTACTGCTTGATGTAAAACCATTGCTAAAAATGAAGCTGTCCCCAAAGAGCAATACCTTCTATGTCAAAGCTTTGTTGGTACAAGCATGATACAGTAAATTTCAAATCACTGGTTTATGAAAGTGAAATcataaaacttttattatgCTGAGAtgataaatttgatatttgtaaCTAATAATCTAATAGAGGAGAACCACCATGTACTAGGCTGAGATATTTTTGCTCATTAAGAAGcagcaaatataaaataataaaagctcTGCAAAGAAAAACGCAGCCTTGTGTAAACAAGTCAGATGAGACATATAGCAGGGTAATCCCCAGTTAAAAAGaacttttgattatttaagcTATTAAATGTGCATCAACTGTAACAGAAGAATAATACATTTTCAATTCAGTAATCATCAGCTGTATGTGCATACAGAATCTCAAACAACAGTAATGTAAATGGCCCCTTTAACAGTTTACAAAGCATAAACTGCGTTGCTTGACAACCCAGTCTCTCTCAGCACCTGGGATGACAATTTTACCATCAGTTAACCATTCTTATCACTGGCCAATTGTTCTGCAAAGTGTCCAAACAATGTGAACATTTTCCAGCCCTGTTTAACTCCAATTATCTGAAGCACCAATGCAGCAGTATCCAAGCCCAATAATCCTCATAACAGAGCTGGTCAGCATGATGCAATCATACCACAAACAAGCAGTTGAACTTCTATTACAACCTGTTTCCAAGCTTCAGTTATCCCTccaaaattttcaagataGTAAAACTGAAGGCAACATGAAGTTTACTCCCCtatcaatatattaaaattctaaggCCTTCAATAATTGGAAGATGCTTCAGAAGTGAGTAACAGGTAAATACATGGTATGTTTTACTATCATTATAACCAAATTTCACATTTGCATATGAAAGCAAATGTGTGGGAGTAGTTCGACTCACAACATATGAGAGGAAAAAAGATGAAGGCATGATGAAGCTCCCAAAAAAGTCTTTTTTGAAAAGGGGGGGGCCAGAGAGGGAGTGTCAGAGATAACAAAATggcatataatgaatataaCCGTTCCACTAGTATCAGAATGCTTACTGACTTTACATATAAACCACTGCACAGAACACTAACATAACCTTAATATGTCCTAAACAGACTGCAAAAATAGCCAGAATTGAAGGAACTAACATggtaatataatatgatacaCAGAGAATACATGCATGCTCTTAAATTCTTTCCATTGTTCAATCCGTTATACAAATGTTTACCACCTCAACATGAGTGTTATATGACCTTTGCTAGATTATATGGCTAAGCAGGTGAAAACTGTAAAAAGATACAACAGGTAGAATCCAGTTGTGATTAACACATTTCATAAGATTCTTCCAGAGGAATACAATTGCTTATTCAGAAAATGGTACCTTCGATTATTTGGATGTTTGCatttaatacatataaaagccaaaaataaaccaaagttCATctggattaaaaaaattgatctAGAGATTTGTAAGGCTACCACACAGTGGATGGCAGAATGCATCTCTATATAGCTGAGTAAAGAGATCCACTTCTAAGTTATGGCTGTTTAGACTCCAAATGAAATGTCAAGGAATTAATTAGCCAAAACAACAAAGTAATGAAATCACAAAAGAAAACAGCAGCATCACTTAAGAGTACTTTCTGCACTGCGTCTATAGAATTAACAAGGTATTTTCAAGCAAGTTGACAAATATTATTTCCacatgttttcttttcaacCTTATCTTCCTGTTTTAGCAACATAACATAATAAACAATATCttaatcattaaaattaatatcccTTTCCAACAAAATTCAAACCTCAATTAAGAAACATTGAGATGGGGAAAAAACAAACATTACTCAGATAGTAAAATATATGGACCAAGCACTAACTCACACAATGAACAAATGCACAGATGAATAAATTGACCAATAATATATGAAACCTCACCAATTTACAACTGCAATTATTAATGGACCAGGAAGACTGCCAGGCGACTGCAAAAAGTCCAATAGAATACCAAGAGTCCTGTCTGCATCTGACATGAGAGCAACTGGGTCCAAAACAGGATGGCCACCAACCAGCCACGAAACGTTAAATAATCGTTTGCTTCCTGTATAACGAAGAGACAAACAAGCATAGGAATTaacatgataaaaaaataaaacacaagCAAAGTCCTGAAAGGACTTAGACAGGAAATTTAACTGTTAAATTATACTGTGGAAACCTTTTAAACTACTAAGGTTCAGAATGCAAATACCTCTTGCAAAAGACTTATCAGAATCATTGGCATCTGCTGTAAAAAGCAATACATATTTTTCCAAAAATTTAAGCGACAGCAACTTTGTCCCAATAGAGCCAGGCTACAGTTGAGTTTTAAGAACCAAAAAACAACAATAAGATCGAAATTAGCAAAATAGTTCGAACCTTCAACaacaaatgaaaataagaacaatATACTAGATGTCCTTGACCCAGAACATTCCTGTTGAAATATACATTGATATAACACATCTAAATGCTCATATAGGTTGcaaagtattataaaataaaataaaaataaaaaagcaaatTCAATATACTTCAACTGCAATTGCAAACACAGCATCCTTGAACTTAAGCATCCATATCCATAGTTCTTCAAGCCATCGTTCCACCTTACCACACCGTTGGAACTACAAATTTCCAGAATATAGGAATAATAAGATACAAAACAATTGAGAAAAAACGTGCATCATTTACCATTAACAAAATGTAAGGGAAAAGAAGATAAGAACCAatcaaaatgactaaaattaaGCTAGATCATAATGACAGAACATTTAACAAAGCAAACCcacataaaaatcaaaagtaaTTCAAATTAGAAACTAATACCAAAACAGTGCAAACATTTAGTGTGATTccaaagagaaacaaaaagacACCTGGAATGCCATTTCCTCTAGAATAGCAGAGAATAAATGGGTGCCACAAACAATAGATTGCCTCGCAATGACCGGAACATTATCTTTCAAAAATTCCAATAAGACAGGTACAAGTAAAGAACAATGCTCCGTTGCTTTCAAACTCATTTCCTCAATAATCCTGCCAGCCACGCAGTACAAAAATATAACTGAAAATCAACAAATGAAGAATATATTACCCAGTCTACCAAAAGCTTCTAATGAAACGGGATAATAAACTTATAATAGCCGTTTTAATATACcaaaagattttaataaaagatattccCAAGTCTGCTTAAAACAATTTACTGATGCATATCAGCTTCTAAGTTCATTTTAAAAAGAGTCATAAAGCATTTAGCTTTTTATTGACAAAGTTTCAGGTAAAGCACGCATGCAATTACAGTTTTACTACATTGTTTCACGGCAGCTATATGAGagtgaaagaaataatctgAAAAGCAAATTAAGCACAAAGAGAAAGGAATCGAGAAACCTGGTAGGTAATGCAATGGGTCCAAacttttaaaacaaaaattgcaCACAATAGTCCCAAATATGTCCCTAAATCTAAAGCTACGCTCAATATCACAAAAATAACTAAACCAAATTCTACTATGCAGACCGAAAATTGacacaagaaaaataagaaaacaaagagtTAGGGTTTAGAACAGACTCGAGAAGCATTTTTCTGACGAGACTCTCAGGAGAAAATTGGAGTTGCAGCAGGTAAGGGAAAAGCTCGGCAGCAAAAGACGGCTCCACTGACAAAATAATGTCTTTGGCCTGTTTCAATGAAGAGAGCTTGACTGCTAAATCGCTGTGGTTGTTCGCTGCCGTCAGGAGCGAGAGAGCTTGGTCCCTCGAAGCCATTTGGATAAATAAATTGGTGTTGTATCAATGTAGCTGTtgagtttttgtttttgttttttctttttagggttttgaagaAAAGTGATAATAGGGTTTTATCAGAATCGCTATCGGCATGAAGATGGAATTGGAATCAGAGCTTGAAAAACAGCCAGCgggaattattttattgtttatgtaATGAAATAGTAGTGATGAATGATATAAGAGCAGATGTAGGGCTTTTGTTTGAAGTTATTATGAATTGGGTCGATTTTGGGTTTTCCAGCTTTCTGGATGAACCGGAGCAGACTCCACTCGCTAATGAGCGCCGGTTGTGTTTATTTTTGCCTTTCATCCTTTACTCACAAACAAG is a genomic window of Ricinus communis isolate WT05 ecotype wild-type chromosome 2, ASM1957865v1, whole genome shotgun sequence containing:
- the LOC8288069 gene encoding uncharacterized protein LOC8288069 isoform X2, which encodes MASRDQALSLLTAANNHSDLAVKLSSLKQAKDIILSVEPSFAAELFPYLLQLQFSPESLVRKMLLEIIEEMSLKATEHCSLLVPVLLEFLKDNVPVIARQSIVCGTHLFSAILEEMAFQFQRCGKVERWLEELWIWMLKFKDAVFAIAVEPGSIGTKLLSLKFLEKYVLLFTADANDSDKSFARGSKRLFNVSWLVGGHPVLDPVALMSDADRTLGILLDFLQSPGSLPGPLIIAVVNCFTILKILEG